The following coding sequences lie in one beta proteobacterium CB genomic window:
- a CDS encoding DNA topoisomerase IV subunit A → MAIKKTPGSTESTDQADLFAGEPIEMNIVEVNEPITAQAGGPQDPHDPKKVELNEDDKDSLTLAVYAERAYLDYAISVVKGRALPDVSDGQKPVQRRILFSMSEMGLRADAKPVKSARVVGDVLGKFHPHGDQSAYDALVRLAQSFSLRYPLIDGQGNFGSRDGDGAAAMRYTEARLTKIAGLLLSEIDEGTVDFAPNYDGSFQEPRLLPARLPFVLLNGASGIAVGMATEIPSHNLREVASAAIALMKSPKMSTSELLEIMPGPDYPGGGQIISSPAEIAQIYEAGRGSLKVRARWSIEELARGQWQIVVNELPPSTSSQRVLQEIEEITNPKVKVGKKTLTPEQNNLKSTILNVLDGVRDESSKDAAVRLVFEPKSKNIDVNEFANLLLAHTSLESNAPMNLVMIGTDGRPRQKGLKEIISEWISFRVGTVTRRTQHRLGKVNDRMHILEGRLIVLLNIDKVIKIIRNSDEPKADLIKEFKLSDRQAEDILDIRLRQLARLEGIKIEQELKELKSERDDLEGLLQSDTVLRKRIIKEIESDMKDFGDDRRTLIQEDKRAVAETKVLDEPVTVIVSQKGWVRVRQGHEHDATQFGFKAGDALYGTFECRTVDVMQGFGSDGRVYTVPVSELPGARGDGSPLTSFVNLAAGSQMVAYYAGQPDDLVLISTRSGNGFLANVADMTTRNKAGKSFVGIDSKFPGGDAPLGAAKVTAGMKQVACLSESSKLLVFPLDELKRLPTGGKGVILMGLDEKEKLASAIAVGPDGATYSGAGRAGKPTELSLDAKTLKSFAGNRARKGHFVEPRLKDGKLKAN, encoded by the coding sequence ATGGCGATTAAAAAAACTCCAGGTAGCACTGAATCAACTGATCAAGCAGACTTGTTTGCGGGCGAGCCAATTGAAATGAATATTGTTGAGGTCAATGAGCCAATTACTGCTCAAGCAGGAGGCCCCCAAGATCCGCATGATCCTAAGAAGGTTGAGCTCAATGAGGACGACAAAGACAGTCTAACGCTGGCAGTCTATGCAGAGCGAGCCTATCTTGACTATGCAATTAGTGTAGTTAAAGGCCGCGCCTTGCCAGATGTATCTGATGGTCAAAAACCCGTTCAACGCCGCATTCTGTTTTCGATGAGTGAGATGGGTTTACGTGCAGATGCGAAGCCAGTTAAGAGTGCTCGTGTTGTAGGCGATGTATTGGGTAAGTTTCATCCACATGGAGACCAATCTGCTTATGACGCATTAGTGCGTCTTGCACAGAGCTTCTCATTACGGTATCCGCTGATTGATGGTCAGGGTAACTTTGGCTCGCGCGATGGTGATGGCGCAGCGGCTATGCGTTATACCGAGGCGCGATTAACTAAGATTGCTGGTCTCTTGCTAAGTGAGATTGACGAAGGCACGGTCGACTTTGCGCCGAACTACGATGGATCATTTCAAGAGCCTAGGTTATTACCTGCACGATTACCTTTTGTTCTATTGAATGGCGCATCTGGCATTGCGGTAGGTATGGCGACTGAGATTCCTTCACATAATTTGCGTGAAGTGGCTAGCGCGGCAATTGCCTTAATGAAGTCTCCAAAAATGAGCACTTCAGAACTTTTGGAGATCATGCCTGGTCCAGACTACCCAGGTGGCGGCCAAATTATTTCTTCACCAGCGGAGATTGCGCAGATCTACGAAGCGGGTCGTGGCAGTCTCAAAGTGCGTGCTCGCTGGTCTATTGAAGAGTTGGCCCGTGGTCAGTGGCAAATTGTGGTGAATGAGTTGCCGCCATCCACTTCATCGCAGCGCGTTCTGCAAGAGATTGAGGAGATTACCAATCCCAAGGTGAAGGTTGGTAAGAAGACGCTAACTCCTGAGCAGAATAATTTGAAGTCCACCATCTTGAATGTCCTTGATGGTGTCCGTGATGAGTCCAGTAAGGACGCGGCTGTACGTTTGGTATTTGAGCCAAAGAGCAAAAATATTGACGTCAATGAATTTGCGAACTTATTGCTGGCTCACACCTCATTAGAATCCAATGCGCCAATGAACTTGGTAATGATTGGCACTGATGGTCGTCCACGTCAAAAAGGTCTTAAAGAGATTATTTCCGAGTGGATTTCTTTCAGGGTAGGTACGGTTACACGCCGTACCCAGCACCGCTTGGGTAAAGTAAATGACCGGATGCATATCTTAGAGGGGCGTTTAATTGTTCTTCTGAATATTGATAAGGTCATCAAGATCATTCGCAATAGCGATGAGCCTAAGGCTGACCTGATTAAAGAATTCAAACTCAGTGATCGCCAAGCGGAAGATATCTTAGATATCCGCTTGCGTCAGTTGGCTAGACTTGAGGGTATCAAGATTGAGCAAGAGTTGAAGGAACTCAAGTCTGAGCGCGATGATCTTGAAGGCTTATTACAGAGCGACACAGTCTTACGCAAGCGCATCATCAAAGAAATTGAATCTGACATGAAGGATTTTGGTGATGATCGCCGTACCTTGATTCAAGAAGACAAACGTGCTGTTGCAGAAACCAAAGTATTGGATGAGCCTGTAACAGTCATCGTGTCTCAAAAAGGCTGGGTGCGCGTACGCCAGGGTCATGAGCATGATGCAACACAGTTTGGTTTTAAAGCGGGCGATGCCTTGTATGGAACATTTGAGTGCCGTACAGTTGATGTGATGCAAGGTTTTGGTAGCGATGGTCGCGTCTATACGGTTCCTGTCAGCGAATTACCAGGTGCTCGCGGCGATGGCTCACCGTTGACGAGTTTTGTGAACTTAGCTGCAGGTTCGCAAATGGTTGCCTACTATGCTGGCCAGCCTGATGATTTAGTGCTGATTTCTACTAGATCTGGTAACGGCTTCCTTGCAAACGTGGCGGATATGACTACCCGTAACAAGGCTGGTAAATCATTTGTTGGTATCGATAGCAAATTCCCGGGCGGTGATGCACCTCTTGGCGCAGCTAAAGTGACCGCAGGCATGAAGCAAGTAGCCTGCCTATCCGAAAGCTCTAAATTATTGGTGTTCCCACTTGACGAACTGAAGCGCTTGCCAACAGGTGGTAAGGGTGTGATTCTGATGGGCTTGGATGAGAAAGAGAAGTTAGCTTCTGCAATTGCTGTTGGACCCGATGGTGCTACGTATTCTGGTGCGGGACGTGCAGGCAAGCCAACAGAATTAAGTTTAGATGCAAAAACCTTGAAGTCATTTGCAGGTAATCGTGCTCGTAAAGGTCACTTTGTGGAACCAAGACTCAAAGATGGAAAGCTGAAAGCAAATTAA
- a CDS encoding Endoribonuclease L-PSP produces MTNHISDRLKTLGIDLPPPGPPAAAYVMAATTGNTVFLSGHIAKKDGKPWVGKLGLDMDTETGKAAARSIAIDLISTLQNHLGSLDKVKRIVKVMGLVNSTSEFTEQHLVVNGCSELLFEVFGDAGKHARSAFGVAQIPLGACVEIELIAEI; encoded by the coding sequence ATGACAAATCACATTAGCGATCGACTGAAGACCCTTGGTATCGATTTACCGCCTCCTGGACCACCTGCTGCCGCTTATGTGATGGCTGCAACTACTGGTAATACTGTTTTTCTATCAGGCCACATTGCCAAGAAAGATGGGAAGCCTTGGGTAGGTAAGCTGGGTCTTGATATGGACACCGAGACTGGCAAAGCAGCAGCTAGGTCGATTGCAATTGATTTGATTTCTACTCTACAAAATCACTTGGGCTCTCTTGATAAAGTGAAGCGCATTGTGAAAGTCATGGGTTTAGTGAATTCCACCTCTGAATTCACTGAACAGCACTTGGTAGTGAATGGCTGCTCGGAATTACTTTTTGAGGTATTTGGCGATGCAGGCAAGCATGCCCGTAGCGCATTTGGCGTTGCTCAAATTCCTTTGGGTGCCTGCGTTGAAATCGAGTTAATTGCTGAGATTTAA